The following nucleotide sequence is from Aneurinibacillus soli.
TGCAGATTAATATGATTGAGAGCAATCTTCTCGTCCACAGTTCCTTCATTAAATACAACATAGATGTCATTGAGTTTAAGCATGCTTCTTCACCTCGCTACGCTCCCGTGCACTCGGATTTCCATCGGCACGCGTTTTTGCGTGTGCCGCCCGACGTTTGCGCTCCTTGAAGCCTGCCGAAATACGCGGCATTACAAGCGCGACAATAACAATTAATGCGGTCATCAGTTTCATATCAGACGGAGCAAGGCCGACCCGCATCGCCAGCGCGACAACAAGGCGGTAAATAATCGCCCCGCCGATAACCGCAAATGTCGCGCGAAAAATCGTTTTATCTCCAAAAATTGCTTCCCCGATAATAACGGAAGCAAGGCCGATCACGATCATCCCAATCCCCATCGATACATCGGCAAATCCCTGGTACTGTGCATATAATGCACCAGACAATGCCACAAGACCATTGGAGATACTTAAACCCAGAATGATCGTCGTATCTGTATTGGTGGAGAAACTGCGAATCATGCGCTGGTTATTTCCTGTCGCACGAATCGCCAGCCCGATCTCCGTATGCAGGAATCGGTCATTCAAAAATTTAATCAAAAGCGCAATGACAGCAACCGCTGCAAGTACCCCGTAATCTCCCCACTTCTCATCAAACTGCGTAAACAGCGTATCTTCGCCAAGCAGTGGTACATTCGCCTTGCCCATAATACGCAAATTGATCGTATACAACGCAATCATGGAGAGAATCCCGGAAAGAAGTGGATTGATCTTCCCTTTCGTATGCAAAATCCCGGTCATAGCACCGACGATAACCCCTGCTCCTAGGCTTGCAATCGTCGATAGAAATGGTGCCGTTCCTGCTGTAATCAGCGTAGCCGCCACTGCTCCACCGGTCGTGAAGCTTCCGTCGACTGTCAAATCCGGAAAGTCAAGAATCCGGAACGTTAGGTATACGCCAAGTGCCATAATTGCAAAAATAAATCCGGACTGCATCGAGCCCATTAATGCCACGCTCATAAGAACCTCCCTGTGCCTTTACTTCGCTGCCTTACCGTCAATCATGTCTGGCTTCCATTTATCCAGCGCTTCTTTTGGTAATTTAGTAATATCAATGCCCTGTGCTTTCGCCGCTGCCTTATTAATCGTCAGCGTCAGCTTATTCGGATAACCAATTGCTATCTCACCTGGCTTAGCACCCTCTTTTAAAATTTTAACCGCCATTTTACCTGTTTCATAGCCAATATCCGAATATTCAAAGCCCACACCCGCAAAACCACCGCTGCGTACAGACTCAAGTTCCCCTACAAACAACGGAATTTTATTTTTGTTTGCTGTACCAATAATGGTTTTAAGCGCAGTAACAGCTGTATTATCCTGCGGCACGTAAATCGCATCTACTTTGCCGACAAGTGATTCTACGGCTGGCTTGATTTCGTTTGTATTCGTCGCTGTAGCATCTACTGGTGTGAGCTGTAGTTTACCCAGTGCCTCTTTTGCTACTCTTACGTTCGCAACCGAGTTTGCTTCCCCACTGTTATACACGATGCCGACTTTTTTGGCATTCGGGAACAAGTCCTTAATCGCCTTCATCGTATTCGGGATGGCATCCGGTGGTGTATCAGACACACCCGTAACGTTGCCACCTGGCTTCTGCAAGTCTTTCACCAGCTTCGCACTTACCGGGTCTGAGACAGCTGTAAACAGTACAGGCGTATTTTTTACGTTCTGGGCAATCGCCTGTGCATTCGGCGTCGCAATCGCGAGAATTAGATCTTTCTTGTCTGATGCGAATTTTTGAGCAATCGTATTCACATTCGTCGGGTCGGCCTGTGAATTCTGATAATCAATTTCTACATTCTTTTTGTCTTCCAGTCCGTTCTCTTTGAGCGCTTTTAAGAAGCCCTCCCGAGCTGCGTCAAGCGCCGGATGCTCCACAAACTGCGTGATGCCGATTTTATATGTTTTTGTTTCAGCACCGCCTGCGCTACTAGATGACTTCTTATCATCCGTACCGCCGCCCCCACACGCACTTAAAAATGTAAGCATACCTGCTGCCGCCAGCGGAAGCAACCGTTTTACTTTTCCTTTCATCAACATGAAACACTCCCCTCTATATTTATCATTCCTTTGATAAAGTTCTTTGTTGAGTAGATTTATTATAGCATGTTCTACTTTGCTTTAAAGCAAAAAAATAATAGAATCTTTTAATTTTAATGAAAAAGTATTGCGATTTTATGCGTTAAAGCGTCTACTTGCGAAATTTTTTTGTGATTCATAAATAAATTTATATTTTTTTTACTTGATCTATCGTTTTATTGCTTCCATATCGGGTGGAAGTGGTGCTTCAAAAGAAAGCCACTCTTTGGTATGGGGATGTGGAAATGACAGCCTGCGAGAATGGAGTGCCTGCCGTTTGATTTTCTCTTGTGTTCCCCCATACAAATCATCCCCGAGCAGTGGATGCCCGATATGGCCCATATGCACACGAATCTGATGGGTCCGTCCCGTCTCAAGCACCAGGCGAACGTGTGTAAACCCTTGATAGCGGCCAAGCACCGTATAATTCGTACGTGCCCACTGCCCGTCTGGATGAACCATTCGCTCCATGATCGAATCATCTCGCCGCTTGATCGGTGCATCAATGACTCCTTCATCTCTAGACATAATGCCATGTACGAACGCTTCATATTGTCGCTTAATGCCACCCGCCCGCTGTACATCTGCAAGCTGCTGATGCGCATACTGGCTGCGTGCAATAATAAGTAGACCCGACGTATCTTTATCCAGCCGATTAACCGGACGAAACTTGCGTGAAACTCCCTGCGCAAGCCAGTGATATACAACCGCGTTGCCGAGCGTCCCATCCGGATGCAGCATAGTGGGATGGACACACAGGCCCGCCTCCTTATTCACAATGAGCACATCTTCGTCTTCATATAATGAAACAAACGGAATAGGCTGCGGTACGATATTCTCCGACTCCTCTTCTGGAAGACACAGCTCTACGACATCTCCTTCTGTTAGCGGATGATCCAGATATGTCGATACTCCGTTCAACAAAATGCCCTTCGTCTGCTTTAACTCGACAAGCAGGCTGCGCGATAGTCCGTGATATCCACGCAAAAATGAACGAACATTTTCCGTATGCTCGTCTCCTTCTTTGACAATAAAAGTTAACACTCTTGCTATTTTATGCTCCTGATTCATCATAAAATACCCCTTTCTGCCATACTATTTACATCATTGTTCATCATAATAAACATAAAAAAATCAGATTAATACGAGTTATCACTTTTTATTCCGAAATATTATGTTATGATAAAGAAGTGATCAGATGAATTTAACATTCAGCCTGATACGCTTACATTATCGTAAGAGAGGGAGAAAATAATGGCCGAGATGAAAAAGTTCACCAAAGTTCTGGTGGCAAACCGTGGAGAGATTGCCATCCGTATTTTCCGCGCCTGCACAGAGCTTGGCATTCGCACAGTTGCAATTTATTCCGAGCAGGACAACGTAGCCCTACATCGTTTTAAAGCGGATGAAGCGTACTTGATCGGAGAAGGCAAAGGCCCGATCGAAGCGTACCTCGATATTGAAAACATTATCGAAGTCGCCAAACGCCATGACGTGGACGCCATTCATCCCGGCTATGGCTTTCTAGCCGAGAACGAGCAGTTCGCAGCTCGCTGTGAAGAAGAAGGCATCGTCTTCATCGGTCCGAAATCCGAGCATATCCGCATGTTTGGCGATAAAGTCATCGCCCGTAAAATGGCGATTGAAGCCAACATCCCGGTGATCCCGGGAACACCAGAGCCGATCAGCACACTTGAAGAAGCCCTTCGCTTCGTAAAAGAAAACGGTTACCCGATCATCATCAAGGCTGCATCGGGCGGTGGTGGCCGCGGCATGCGCATCGTACGCAAGCAAGCTGAGCTACAAGACTCTCTTGATCGCGCCCGTTCCGAAGCAAAGTCTGCATTCGGCAACGCCGCTGTCTATCTCGAAAAATATCTGGAGAATCCGAAACACATCGAAGTACAGATTCTCGCGGATCGTCATGGACATGCTATTCATCTGTTTGAGCGCGACTGTTCTATTCAGCGCCGCCACCAGAAAGTTGTCGAGGTAGCACCAAGCTTAGCCCTCACTGACCGCCAGCGTGAAGAGATCTGCGATGCAGCCCTGCGCCTGTCCAAATCATGCCAGTACCTGAACGCCGGAACTGTCGAGTTCCTCGTAGCTCCAGACGGCACGTTTTACTTCATTGAGGTAAACCCTCGCATTCAGGTCGAACATACGATTACCGAGATGGTAACCGGCATTGATATCGTACAGTCCCAGATTCGCATCGCGGAAGGCTATGCACTCGAAGACGACGAGATCGGGATTCCGTCACAAGCAAGCATTCAAACACGCGGCTTTGCGATTCAATCCCGTGTAACAACCGAAGACCCGGAGAAAAATTTCCTGCCGGATACCGGACGTCTGCTCGCTTATCGTTCTGCAAGTGGTTTCGGTGTGCGCTTAGATGCCGGTATCGGTGCACCTGGCGCAGTAATCACACCGCACTACGATTCCCTGCTTGTTAAAGTATCAACCCAGGCCCTTACCTTTGAACGAGCAGCCAGCAAAATGCTGCGGACTCTCAAGGAATTCCGGATTCGCGGCGTTAAAACGAACATTCCGTTCCTTGAAAACGTTATGCAACATCCAGACTTCTTAAGTGGCAACTACGATACATCTTTTATTGATACGAAACCGGAGCTATTCGAATTCCCGCAGAAAAAAGACCGGGGGACAAAGCTTCTTACTTATATTGGTCAGACGATTGTTAACGGCCATCCAGGTTTAGTGAAAGCGGACAAAAAACCGACATTCGTCAAACCGCGCATTCCACAAACATCCGTCAATCAGCCGTACCCGTCCGGTACGAAGCAAATTCTTGACGAGCAAGGTGCAGACGGCGTTGTGAAATGGATTCAGCAGCAGAAAAAACTGCTTGTAACCGACACAACATTCCGCGATGCGCACCAGTCACTATTCGCTACCCGTGTCCGCACACATGATCTGGTGCAAATTGCCGAAGCAACCGGAAAAATCGCTTCTGACTTATTTTCGCTCGAAATGTGGGGCGGCGCAACCTTTGATACATCGATGCGCTTCCTGAACGAAGATCCATGGGATCGCCTGATGCAACTGCGCGCCCACATTCCGAACGTATTGTTCCAGATGTTATTCCGTGGCGCCAATGCTGTTGGCTACACGAACTACCCGGATAATGTCGTCAAGAAGTTCATCGAGACATCCGCCAACGCAGGCATTGACGTATTCCGTATTTTCGACAGCCTGAACTGGACGGAAGGCATGCGCCTTGCCATTGAGTCTGTCCGTGAGAATGGAAAAATTGCCGAAGCGGCGATCTGCTATACAGGCGACATTCTCGATCCGAGACGTGACAAATACAACTTGAAATACTATGTAAATCTCGCCAAAGATCTCGAAAAAGCAGGCGCACACATTCTTGCTATCAAAGATATGGCCGGCCTTCTTAAGCCATATGCAGCATTCGAGCTTGTCAAAGCACTAAAACAAGAAATCGGCATTCCGATTCACCTGCACACACACGATACAAGTGGCAATGCAGGCGCAATGCTCCTGAAAGCGACCGAAGCAGGTGTGGATATTGTGGATGTGGCATTAAGTTCCATGTCCGGTCTGACATCCCAGCCGAGCTTAAATGCACTTGTAACCGGACTTGAGCAACATGAGCGTTCAACCGGGCTCGATATAGATGGCTACCAGCAGCTCGCCGATTACTGGGAAGATGTTCGCACGTATTATGCGGGCTTCGAGACAGGCATGAATGCAAGTAACGCAGAAGTATACAAGCACGAAATGCCGGGTGGACAGTATACCAATCTTCAGCAGCAGGCGAGTGGCGTAGGCCTTGGTGAGCGCTGGGGCGAGATCAAGGAGATGTATTCGAACGTCAATCACATGTTTGGCGATATCGTGAAAGTAACTCCATCTTCCAAAGTCGTCGGCGATATGGCACTGTTCATGGTACAGAACAACCTGAGCGAGAAAGACGTATATGAGCGCGGTGACTCTATCGACTTCCCTGAGTCCGTTATCACGTTCTTCCAGGGCTATCTCGGCCAGCCATACGGTGGATTCCCTGAGAAGCTTCAGCAGACCATTCTCAAAGGACGCGACTATTTTACAACCCGTCCAGGCGAGCTTCTGCCACCGGCGGACTTCGATGAGATAAAAGCTATACTAGAAGAAAAACTGGAACGTCCTATCACTGATTTCGATGTGATGTCGTATGTGATGTATCCACAGGTGTTCCT
It contains:
- a CDS encoding ABC transporter permease; its protein translation is MSVALMGSMQSGFIFAIMALGVYLTFRILDFPDLTVDGSFTTGGAVAATLITAGTAPFLSTIASLGAGVIVGAMTGILHTKGKINPLLSGILSMIALYTINLRIMGKANVPLLGEDTLFTQFDEKWGDYGVLAAVAVIALLIKFLNDRFLHTEIGLAIRATGNNQRMIRSFSTNTDTTIILGLSISNGLVALSGALYAQYQGFADVSMGIGMIVIGLASVIIGEAIFGDKTIFRATFAVIGGAIIYRLVVALAMRVGLAPSDMKLMTALIVIVALVMPRISAGFKERKRRAAHAKTRADGNPSARERSEVKKHA
- a CDS encoding ABC transporter substrate-binding protein; this translates as MKGKVKRLLPLAAAGMLTFLSACGGGGTDDKKSSSSAGGAETKTYKIGITQFVEHPALDAAREGFLKALKENGLEDKKNVEIDYQNSQADPTNVNTIAQKFASDKKDLILAIATPNAQAIAQNVKNTPVLFTAVSDPVSAKLVKDLQKPGGNVTGVSDTPPDAIPNTMKAIKDLFPNAKKVGIVYNSGEANSVANVRVAKEALGKLQLTPVDATATNTNEIKPAVESLVGKVDAIYVPQDNTAVTALKTIIGTANKNKIPLFVGELESVRSGGFAGVGFEYSDIGYETGKMAVKILKEGAKPGEIAIGYPNKLTLTINKAAAKAQGIDITKLPKEALDKWKPDMIDGKAAK
- a CDS encoding RluA family pseudouridine synthase, with protein sequence MMNQEHKIARVLTFIVKEGDEHTENVRSFLRGYHGLSRSLLVELKQTKGILLNGVSTYLDHPLTEGDVVELCLPEEESENIVPQPIPFVSLYEDEDVLIVNKEAGLCVHPTMLHPDGTLGNAVVYHWLAQGVSRKFRPVNRLDKDTSGLLIIARSQYAHQQLADVQRAGGIKRQYEAFVHGIMSRDEGVIDAPIKRRDDSIMERMVHPDGQWARTNYTVLGRYQGFTHVRLVLETGRTHQIRVHMGHIGHPLLGDDLYGGTQEKIKRQALHSRRLSFPHPHTKEWLSFEAPLPPDMEAIKR
- the pyc gene encoding pyruvate carboxylase — translated: MKKFTKVLVANRGEIAIRIFRACTELGIRTVAIYSEQDNVALHRFKADEAYLIGEGKGPIEAYLDIENIIEVAKRHDVDAIHPGYGFLAENEQFAARCEEEGIVFIGPKSEHIRMFGDKVIARKMAIEANIPVIPGTPEPISTLEEALRFVKENGYPIIIKAASGGGGRGMRIVRKQAELQDSLDRARSEAKSAFGNAAVYLEKYLENPKHIEVQILADRHGHAIHLFERDCSIQRRHQKVVEVAPSLALTDRQREEICDAALRLSKSCQYLNAGTVEFLVAPDGTFYFIEVNPRIQVEHTITEMVTGIDIVQSQIRIAEGYALEDDEIGIPSQASIQTRGFAIQSRVTTEDPEKNFLPDTGRLLAYRSASGFGVRLDAGIGAPGAVITPHYDSLLVKVSTQALTFERAASKMLRTLKEFRIRGVKTNIPFLENVMQHPDFLSGNYDTSFIDTKPELFEFPQKKDRGTKLLTYIGQTIVNGHPGLVKADKKPTFVKPRIPQTSVNQPYPSGTKQILDEQGADGVVKWIQQQKKLLVTDTTFRDAHQSLFATRVRTHDLVQIAEATGKIASDLFSLEMWGGATFDTSMRFLNEDPWDRLMQLRAHIPNVLFQMLFRGANAVGYTNYPDNVVKKFIETSANAGIDVFRIFDSLNWTEGMRLAIESVRENGKIAEAAICYTGDILDPRRDKYNLKYYVNLAKDLEKAGAHILAIKDMAGLLKPYAAFELVKALKQEIGIPIHLHTHDTSGNAGAMLLKATEAGVDIVDVALSSMSGLTSQPSLNALVTGLEQHERSTGLDIDGYQQLADYWEDVRTYYAGFETGMNASNAEVYKHEMPGGQYTNLQQQASGVGLGERWGEIKEMYSNVNHMFGDIVKVTPSSKVVGDMALFMVQNNLSEKDVYERGDSIDFPESVITFFQGYLGQPYGGFPEKLQQTILKGRDYFTTRPGELLPPADFDEIKAILEEKLERPITDFDVMSYVMYPQVFLDMQKRQQEFGNVSVLDTPTFFYGLRLGEEIAITIEQGKTLMVKLLSVSELSPDGMRTIYYELNGQPREITLRDAGAKVTVAHRIKADSSDSGQIGASMPGKVLKLMVETGDKVTKGEHVIVTEAMKMETTMQAPFSGVVKEISVKAGDTIETGDLLLVITPS